The Clostridium sporogenes genome contains a region encoding:
- the pyrR gene encoding bifunctional pyr operon transcriptional regulator/uracil phosphoribosyltransferase PyrR yields MNLKAVIMDELKIKRSITRISHEIIEKNKGGQDIILVGIKRRGVPIAKRIAENIKNFEGIDIPVGILDISLYRDDLSELSQDPIVKNNKLDIDIKDKKIILVDDVIYTGRTVRAAIQAIFDNGRPGKIQLAVLVDRGHRELPIRPDYVGKNIPTSLSEAILVELNEIDANDSVKILVHPLYR; encoded by the coding sequence GTGAATTTAAAGGCTGTAATAATGGATGAATTAAAAATAAAAAGATCTATCACTAGAATCTCTCATGAAATAATAGAGAAGAATAAAGGTGGACAAGATATAATATTGGTAGGAATAAAAAGAAGAGGAGTACCAATAGCTAAAAGAATTGCAGAGAATATAAAGAACTTTGAAGGTATAGATATTCCTGTAGGGATTTTAGATATATCCCTATATAGAGATGATTTATCTGAGTTATCACAGGATCCAATAGTTAAAAATAATAAATTAGATATAGATATTAAAGATAAAAAAATAATATTAGTAGATGATGTAATTTATACTGGAAGAACTGTAAGAGCAGCTATACAAGCAATATTTGATAATGGAAGACCAGGTAAAATTCAATTAGCTGTCTTAGTAGATAGGGGTCATAGGGAGCTTCCAATAAGACCAGATTATGTTGGTAAAAATATACCTACTTCATTAAGCGAAGCTATTTTAGTAGAACTTAATGAAATAGATGCTAATGATTCAGTTAAAATCCTTGTACATCCTTTATATAGATAA
- a CDS encoding FAD-dependent oxidoreductase: MENKLIYMKEREEVFTPLLAIEEASRCLLCHDAPCTKACPAGTDPGKFIRSLRFRNFKGAVTTIRENNILGGVCARVCPTDKYCEGACSRCGIDKPIQIGKLQRYLTDYEQSIGIKALEAIKATKEKVAIIGSGPSGLAAAAELALEGYKITVFEARNQLGGWLTYGIPEDRLPHSVVENEIGYIKNLGVHFRTNCKVGRDVNIDDLRKEGFEAFLVAVGMQKSKDVEIKGNDLEGVIAGTDFLAEVKTSKGKVEVGSKVIVIGGGDVAMDCAVTAKLLGAEDVKIVYRRTIEKMPADRKEITYTQDLNIPIFTGLKPAEIIGQAGKVARFKATGMFDDSELNLPVDKIIFAIGQEAEEIKELKEAVKEVAATKEVTTVEFNEKGTIETVDYSTNIEGIFASGDIIEGDKTVVNAVKEGKEAAKAIVKYLLAKKEGVR; this comes from the coding sequence TTGGAAAATAAATTAATTTATATGAAAGAAAGAGAAGAAGTGTTTACACCTCTTCTAGCTATTGAAGAGGCATCAAGATGTTTGTTGTGTCATGATGCACCCTGTACAAAGGCATGTCCAGCAGGTACAGACCCTGGAAAATTCATACGTTCATTACGTTTCAGAAATTTTAAGGGGGCTGTAACTACAATTCGTGAAAATAATATACTAGGAGGGGTCTGTGCAAGAGTCTGTCCTACAGATAAATATTGTGAAGGAGCCTGTAGTAGGTGTGGTATAGATAAACCTATTCAAATAGGAAAACTTCAACGTTATTTAACAGATTATGAACAATCAATAGGGATAAAAGCTTTAGAGGCTATAAAGGCTACAAAAGAAAAAGTAGCTATTATAGGTTCAGGTCCAAGTGGACTTGCAGCAGCTGCTGAATTAGCTTTAGAAGGGTATAAAATTACTGTATTTGAAGCCAGAAATCAATTAGGTGGATGGTTAACCTATGGAATACCAGAAGATAGGCTTCCACACTCAGTTGTTGAAAATGAAATCGGATACATAAAAAATTTAGGTGTCCATTTTAGAACTAACTGTAAAGTTGGAAGAGATGTTAATATAGATGATCTTAGAAAAGAAGGTTTTGAGGCATTTTTAGTAGCAGTAGGGATGCAAAAGAGTAAAGATGTGGAAATAAAAGGCAATGATTTAGAAGGAGTTATTGCTGGAACAGATTTTTTAGCAGAAGTTAAAACTTCTAAGGGAAAAGTTGAAGTTGGCAGTAAAGTTATAGTTATAGGCGGTGGAGATGTAGCTATGGATTGTGCTGTAACTGCTAAATTGTTAGGAGCAGAGGATGTGAAAATAGTTTATAGAAGAACTATAGAAAAAATGCCAGCTGATAGAAAAGAAATAACTTATACTCAAGATTTAAATATACCGATATTTACAGGATTAAAGCCAGCTGAAATAATTGGACAAGCTGGAAAAGTGGCTAGATTTAAAGCTACAGGAATGTTTGATGATTCAGAATTGAATCTTCCAGTAGATAAGATTATATTTGCTATTGGACAAGAAGCAGAAGAAATAAAAGAATTAAAAGAAGCAGTAAAAGAAGTAGCTGCAACAAAGGAAGTAACAACAGTAGAATTTAATGAAAAGGGAACAATTGAAACTGTAGATTATAGTACAAATATAGAAGGAATTTTTGCTTCAGGAGATATAATTGAAGGAGATAAAACTGTTGTAAATGCTGTGAAAGAAGGAAAAGAAGCGGCAAAGGCTATAGTAAAATATTTATTAGCTAAGAAAGAAGGTGTAAGATAA
- a CDS encoding DUF1097 domain-containing protein, giving the protein MSLLMCISISVGILSGLWRWLSSNFGLITWVGFIGCTSYYATGGKLQGLKKSVATNMTGVLWAMLIIITSSYLGFSLAGAIMTGIFSFVMCAQARFELLFFIPGTFCGSCSTFGVNGNWQGVIIALWSNFRLYF; this is encoded by the coding sequence ATGAGTTTATTAATGTGTATTTCAATAAGTGTAGGAATTTTGTCTGGACTTTGGAGATGGTTAAGTTCCAATTTTGGACTAATAACTTGGGTAGGTTTTATAGGATGTACAAGTTATTATGCCACTGGTGGTAAGTTGCAAGGATTAAAAAAATCTGTTGCTACTAATATGACTGGAGTTTTATGGGCTATGTTAATTATTATAACATCTAGTTATTTAGGTTTTTCATTAGCAGGAGCTATAATGACAGGAATATTTTCCTTTGTAATGTGTGCACAGGCAAGATTTGAATTGTTATTTTTTATACCTGGAACCTTTTGTGGAAGTTGTTCAACCTTTGGTGTTAATGGAAATTGGCAAGGAGTAATTATAGCTTTGTGGAGCAATTTTAGGTTATACTTCTGA
- the preA gene encoding NAD-dependent dihydropyrimidine dehydrogenase subunit PreA: MKRRDLSIEFCGVKCENPFFLSSSPVGNCYEMCAKALETGWGGIVFKTIGFFIANEVSPRFTNLEKEGAPFLGFKNMEQIAEHSLEENLEAMKKLKQNYPNKVLVASIMGQNEEEWKELARLVTEVGADIIECNFSCPQMTSSAMGSDVGQNPQLVKKYCEAVRRGTDIPILAKMTPNIGDMSVPAIASIEGGATGIATINTIKCITGVDLNKFIGYPIVNGKSSISGYSGKAVKPIALRFIQQLVTDERLKDIPISGIGGIETWEDAAEFILLGSRNLQVTTAIMQYGYRIVEDMIEGLSYYMEEKGFEKLEDMVGLANKNIIPAEDLDRGYIVYPKFNEENCVGCGRCYISCYDGGHQAIKWDVENRKPILEKENCVGCHLCANVCPVQCISKGEIEFKKDEIARKVIL; this comes from the coding sequence ATGAAAAGAAGAGATCTTTCCATAGAATTTTGTGGAGTAAAGTGTGAAAATCCATTTTTCTTATCATCATCACCAGTAGGAAACTGTTATGAAATGTGTGCTAAAGCTTTAGAAACTGGTTGGGGAGGTATAGTATTTAAAACTATAGGTTTCTTTATTGCAAATGAAGTTTCTCCACGTTTTACGAATTTAGAAAAAGAAGGAGCTCCATTTTTAGGATTTAAAAATATGGAGCAAATAGCAGAACACTCACTAGAAGAAAATTTAGAAGCTATGAAAAAACTAAAACAAAATTATCCAAATAAAGTTTTAGTAGCTTCAATCATGGGACAAAATGAAGAAGAGTGGAAAGAACTTGCAAGGCTTGTTACAGAAGTGGGAGCAGATATAATAGAATGCAATTTTTCATGTCCACAAATGACCAGTAGCGCTATGGGATCAGATGTGGGACAAAATCCACAGTTAGTTAAAAAATATTGTGAAGCAGTAAGAAGAGGAACTGATATTCCAATATTAGCTAAAATGACTCCAAATATAGGGGACATGAGTGTTCCAGCAATAGCTTCTATAGAAGGTGGAGCAACAGGTATAGCTACAATAAATACAATTAAATGTATTACAGGAGTAGATTTGAATAAATTTATAGGATATCCTATTGTAAATGGAAAGTCATCAATTTCAGGATATTCAGGAAAAGCAGTAAAACCAATAGCTTTAAGATTTATACAACAACTTGTTACAGATGAAAGACTTAAAGATATTCCAATAAGCGGCATCGGTGGAATAGAAACTTGGGAAGATGCTGCAGAATTTATATTATTAGGTTCAAGAAACTTACAAGTAACTACTGCTATAATGCAATATGGATATAGAATAGTAGAAGATATGATAGAAGGTCTTTCATATTATATGGAAGAAAAGGGATTTGAAAAATTAGAAGATATGGTGGGATTAGCAAATAAAAACATAATTCCAGCAGAGGATTTAGATAGAGGATATATTGTGTACCCAAAATTTAATGAAGAAAACTGTGTAGGATGTGGAAGATGCTATATATCTTGCTATGATGGTGGACATCAAGCAATCAAGTGGGATGTTGAAAATAGAAAACCTATATTAGAAAAAGAAAACTGTGTAGGATGTCATTTATGTGCTAATGTATGTCCAGTACAGTGTATATCAAAAGGCGAAATAGAGTTTAAAAAGGATGAAATAGCTAGAAAGGTAATACTTTAA